The DNA segment CGCTGATCACCGCGATCGGCATGTCGATCGCGCTGTCAAACTTCATCCAGGTGACGCAAGGTCCGCGCAACAAGCCGATCCCGTCCATGGTGTCGTCGGTCTACGACGTGTTCGGCATCTCGATCTCGCTGAAACAGATCATCATCGTTGTCGTGACGGCGGTTCTGTTGACGATCTTCTGGTATATCGTCAACTACACGCCGCTGGGCCGGGCGCAGCGCGCCACCGAGCAGGACCGCAAGATGGCCGCGTTGCTCGGCATCGATGTCGACAAGACAATCTCGATCACCTTCATCATGGGTGCGGCACTGGCTGCCGTCGCCGGTACCATGTACCTGATGTATTACGGCGTCATCGTCTTTACCGACGGCTTCACGCCGGGCGTCAAGGCCTTCACGGCCGCTGTTCTGGGCGGTATCGGCTCGCTGCCGGGCGCTGTGCTGGGCGGTCTGATGATCGGTCTGATCGAGTCCCTCTGGTCCGCCTATTTCACCATCGACTACAAGGATGTCGCGACATTCTCGATCCTCGCCATCGTGCTGATTTTCAAGCCGTCGGGTATTTTGGGTCGGCCGGAAGTCGAGAAGGTATAAATCCATGGCAAACATCACCAACACACCTGAGAGCGCCGGCAGCAACCTGATGGCGCGGGCTCTGCGCGAGGGTTTTTATGCCGGCCTCGTCGCTCTCGGTCTCTTCGTGCTGTTCGTCGGTCTGAAGACCGACCAGAACATTCTCAACGAATTGATCCTCGTTCAGCGCTGGGGATTGCTCGCAATCTTCGTCGTCATTGCCGCAGTCGGCCGTTTCCTGTCGGTCGCCTTCATCCGGCCTTACCTGGCCGCGCGAAAGGCTGAAAAAGCCGCCGCGCCGGTCAAGGACGCCAACTTCTTCGTGCGCAATTTCAGCCTGATCGCCATTGCGGTCCTGATCGTCTATCCGCCCATCATGGTCGGACTGTTCGGCTTCCAGGGCTCGTTGAAATGGGTGGATAATTTCGGCATCCAGATCCTGATTTATGTGATGCTGGCCTGGGGTTTGAACATCGTCGTCGGTCTCGCCGGCCTGCTCGACCTGGGCTATGTCGCCTTCTATGCGGTGGGTGCCTATTCCTACGCATTGCTATCGTCGCATTTCGGCCTGTCCTTCTGGATCCTCCTGCCTTTGGCCGGCATCTTCGCCGCCCTTTGGGGCATGATCCTCGGCTTCCCGGTTCTGCGGCTCAAGGGTGACTACCTGGCAATCGTGACGCTGGCCTTCGGGGAAATCATCCGGCTGGTGCTGATCAACTGGACGGCCGTCACCAAGGGCACATTCGGGATCTCGGGCATTGCAAAGGCATCGGTCTTCGGCATCTGGTCTTTCGATGTCAGCGCGCCGAACAACTTTGCCAAGGCCTTCGCGCTGCCGATGTCGTCGTCCTATTACAAGATCTTCCTGTTCTATCTGATCCTCGCGCTCTGCCTGCTGACGGCGTTCGTCACCATCCGCCTGCGCCGC comes from the Pararhizobium qamdonense genome and includes:
- the livM gene encoding high-affinity branched-chain amino acid ABC transporter permease LivM — protein: MANITNTPESAGSNLMARALREGFYAGLVALGLFVLFVGLKTDQNILNELILVQRWGLLAIFVVIAAVGRFLSVAFIRPYLAARKAEKAAAPVKDANFFVRNFSLIAIAVLIVYPPIMVGLFGFQGSLKWVDNFGIQILIYVMLAWGLNIVVGLAGLLDLGYVAFYAVGAYSYALLSSHFGLSFWILLPLAGIFAALWGMILGFPVLRLKGDYLAIVTLAFGEIIRLVLINWTAVTKGTFGISGIAKASVFGIWSFDVSAPNNFAKAFALPMSSSYYKIFLFYLILALCLLTAFVTIRLRRMPIGRAWEALREDEIACRSLGINTVTTKLTAFATGAMFGGFAGSFFAVRQGFVSPESFVFLESAIILAIVVLGGMGSLIGIAVAATLMIGGTELLREMEFLKHIFGPDFTPELYRMLIFGLAMIIVMVWKPRGFVGSREPTAFLRERKSVSGSFTKEGHG
- a CDS encoding branched-chain amino acid ABC transporter permease, with the translated sequence MEYFVQQLVNGLTLGSIYGLIAIGYTMVYGIIGMVNFAHGDIFMLGGFAALIVYLILVGLFGGVPIALALFIMLIVAMVMTGLWNWVIEKMAYRPLRGSFRLAPLITAIGMSIALSNFIQVTQGPRNKPIPSMVSSVYDVFGISISLKQIIIVVVTAVLLTIFWYIVNYTPLGRAQRATEQDRKMAALLGIDVDKTISITFIMGAALAAVAGTMYLMYYGVIVFTDGFTPGVKAFTAAVLGGIGSLPGAVLGGLMIGLIESLWSAYFTIDYKDVATFSILAIVLIFKPSGILGRPEVEKV